In Streptomyces sp. NBC_01408, one DNA window encodes the following:
- the leuC gene encoding 3-isopropylmalate dehydratase large subunit: protein MKQPSTLVDKLWDAHVVQREEDGADLLYVDLHLVHEATSAQAFDGLAQAGRRVRRPDLTLAVEDHNVPTDSLLITDPVASLQVETLRKNCAEQGIRLFSHGDAQQGIVHVVGPELGIVLPGMTVTCGDSHTSTHGAFGALAFGVGTSDVEHVLATQVLALQRPRTLAVEFVGAAPADVTAKDLALAVLAELGANGAHGHVLEYRGPAIRALSMEGRMTLCNMSVEAGARAGVIAPDESTLDYLRSRPESPRGEAWDEAVAHWNGLRTDEGAVFDRTVVIDASSLTPYVTWGTNPGQAVGIGGRVPDPELLADPAERAVARKALEYMDLTPGTPMRDVRVDSVFLGSCTNGRIEDLRAAAEVLRGRTLAPGLDMLVVPGSMEVRRAAEAEGLDKVFTDAGAQWRFSGCSMCLGMNPDRLTSAQRCASTSNRNYEGRQGTGARTHLVSPVMAAATAVTGRLTSPADLD, encoded by the coding sequence GTGAAGCAGCCCTCGACCCTCGTCGACAAGTTGTGGGACGCCCATGTCGTCCAGCGGGAGGAGGACGGCGCCGACCTGCTGTACGTGGACCTCCACCTCGTGCACGAGGCCACCTCCGCGCAGGCGTTCGACGGCCTCGCGCAGGCGGGCCGCCGGGTCCGGCGGCCCGACCTGACACTGGCGGTCGAGGACCACAACGTCCCGACCGACTCCCTGCTCATCACCGACCCGGTGGCCTCCCTCCAGGTCGAGACGCTGCGGAAGAACTGCGCCGAGCAGGGCATCCGCCTCTTCAGCCACGGCGACGCCCAGCAGGGCATCGTGCACGTGGTCGGCCCCGAGCTGGGCATCGTCCTCCCCGGTATGACCGTGACCTGCGGCGACAGCCACACCTCGACGCACGGCGCCTTCGGTGCCCTGGCATTCGGCGTCGGCACCAGCGACGTCGAGCACGTGCTCGCCACCCAGGTGCTCGCACTCCAGCGCCCCCGGACGCTGGCCGTCGAGTTCGTCGGCGCCGCGCCTGCGGACGTGACGGCCAAGGACCTCGCCCTGGCGGTCCTGGCCGAGCTGGGCGCCAACGGAGCGCACGGACACGTCCTGGAGTACCGCGGTCCGGCGATCCGGGCGCTCTCGATGGAGGGCCGCATGACCCTCTGCAACATGAGCGTCGAGGCCGGCGCACGGGCCGGTGTGATCGCCCCCGACGAGTCGACCCTGGACTACCTGCGGTCGCGCCCGGAGAGCCCCCGGGGCGAAGCGTGGGACGAGGCGGTGGCGCACTGGAACGGGCTGCGCACCGACGAGGGAGCGGTGTTCGACCGGACCGTCGTGATCGACGCCTCCTCGCTCACCCCCTACGTCACGTGGGGAACCAACCCGGGCCAGGCCGTGGGCATCGGCGGCCGCGTGCCCGACCCCGAGCTGCTCGCCGACCCGGCGGAACGCGCCGTGGCGCGCAAGGCGCTGGAGTACATGGACCTCACCCCCGGTACCCCGATGCGTGACGTCCGCGTGGACTCGGTGTTCCTCGGCTCCTGCACCAACGGCCGGATCGAGGACCTGCGCGCCGCCGCCGAGGTGCTCCGGGGCCGCACCCTGGCGCCCGGCCTGGACATGCTCGTCGTACCCGGCTCGATGGAGGTCCGCCGGGCGGCGGAGGCCGAAGGGCTGGACAAGGTGTTCACGGACGCGGGCGCGCAGTGGCGGTTCTCCGGCTGTTCGATGTGCCTCGGGATGAACCCCGACCGTCTCACCTCCGCGCAGCGCTGCGCCTCCACCTCCAACCGCAACTACGAGGGGCGCCAGGGCACGGGGGCACGGACCCACCTGGTCTCGCCCGTCATGGCAGCCGCGACCGCCGTCACCGGGCGGCTGACCTCCCCCGCCGATCTCGACTGA
- a CDS encoding argininosuccinate lyase — protein sequence MSTTENAAPATRTSSPAALSGRLAAGPAALWHDEVLGPHFEYELAHLLPWYIAIEKVLLVEYQRMGVIDDAEAGALGAALDSADAAALVADPAANMSDITFALERHVEQRLPRPVPAWHVDRSRNDLQACAQLMFGRSELAAAAGRLLDFGTAVHRLALSGRHLPMPGHTHFQAAQIITPGYYLAAVSEQILHTLRRFLSTYDGLDACPIASGAMAGQELAWDRPRMSRLLGFQRAQPVALTGVASRGWVAEVTAEMGILGLALSRFSTDLLTWSSSEFGFLDLPDELCGISSAMPQKKNFPVLERIRGRTAHLTTYHLDAVLGQRNTPYTNLVEVGKEAGANLATAYRTLNSVLRLFTEVVERLEFRGDRMRAACEREYLGGFSLANALTLKEQLPWRQAQVVAGAYIVAAMEAGHSPDRTDPRLLEKVASDRGFTLTDPAAVLAALADVDAGLRRHASTGSAHPDATLQVLREQEGEYASLRAEWERRAGFVDAGFAETDDLLGAGR from the coding sequence ATGAGCACCACCGAAAACGCGGCCCCCGCGACGCGGACATCGTCCCCGGCCGCGCTGAGCGGCCGGCTGGCGGCCGGCCCGGCCGCGCTGTGGCACGACGAGGTCCTCGGGCCGCACTTCGAGTACGAGCTCGCCCACCTGCTGCCCTGGTACATCGCGATCGAGAAGGTACTGCTCGTCGAGTACCAGCGGATGGGCGTGATCGACGACGCGGAGGCCGGGGCCCTGGGGGCGGCTCTCGACAGCGCGGACGCCGCTGCTCTCGTCGCGGACCCGGCCGCCAACATGTCGGACATCACCTTCGCGCTGGAACGCCACGTGGAACAGCGGCTGCCGCGGCCGGTGCCGGCGTGGCACGTCGACCGCAGTCGCAACGACCTCCAGGCTTGCGCGCAGCTGATGTTCGGCAGGAGCGAGCTGGCCGCCGCCGCCGGCCGCCTGCTGGACTTCGGAACAGCCGTGCACCGGCTGGCCCTGTCCGGGCGTCATCTGCCCATGCCGGGACACACGCATTTCCAGGCGGCACAGATCATCACGCCCGGGTACTACCTGGCAGCCGTGTCCGAGCAGATCCTGCACACGCTGCGCCGCTTCCTGTCGACGTACGACGGCCTGGACGCCTGCCCGATCGCGTCCGGGGCGATGGCCGGTCAGGAACTCGCCTGGGACCGGCCGCGGATGTCGCGTCTGCTGGGCTTCCAGCGGGCCCAACCGGTCGCGCTCACGGGTGTCGCCTCACGCGGCTGGGTGGCGGAGGTGACGGCCGAGATGGGCATCCTGGGCCTTGCCCTGAGCCGCTTCTCCACCGATCTGCTCACGTGGAGCAGCAGCGAGTTCGGCTTCCTCGACCTGCCGGACGAACTGTGCGGGATCTCTTCGGCGATGCCGCAGAAGAAGAACTTCCCCGTGCTGGAACGCATCCGCGGCCGCACGGCGCACCTGACGACCTACCACCTCGACGCGGTGCTCGGCCAGCGGAACACGCCCTACACCAACCTCGTCGAGGTCGGGAAGGAGGCCGGGGCGAACCTGGCGACCGCCTACCGCACCCTGAACAGTGTGCTCCGGCTGTTCACGGAGGTCGTCGAAAGGCTGGAGTTCCGCGGCGACCGCATGCGGGCGGCCTGCGAGCGGGAGTACCTGGGCGGTTTCAGCCTCGCCAACGCACTGACGCTCAAGGAACAACTGCCGTGGCGCCAGGCGCAGGTGGTGGCCGGCGCCTACATCGTCGCCGCCATGGAGGCAGGGCACTCCCCCGACCGGACCGACCCCCGGCTGCTGGAGAAGGTGGCGTCCGACCGCGGCTTCACGCTCACGGACCCGGCCGCCGTGCTGGCCGCCCTTGCGGACGTCGACGCGGGGCTGCGCCGGCACGCGTCGACGGGCTCCGCCCACCCGGACGCCACCCTCCAGGTCCTGCGCGAGCAGGAGGGCGAGTACGCCTCGCTGCGTGCCGAGTGGGAGCGCCGGGCCGGCTTCGTGGACGCGGGGTTCGCGGAGACCGACGACCTGCTCGGGGCCGGCCGGTGA
- the leuD gene encoding 3-isopropylmalate dehydratase small subunit, with amino-acid sequence MDALTEHTGTCVPLRRSDVDTDQIIPARHCRRLTKTGFEDALFNSWRKDPGFVLNEPARAGASILLAGPHFGTGSSREHAVWALRDWGFRAVIAPSFGDIFLRNALRNGLLAVRLPQDAVDGLLDRAEASAGFELTVDLQEQRVVDGERHWPFDVAARARWLLLNGLDDIEVTLKSHETITAYEQRRPHWMSRPSGAAL; translated from the coding sequence ATGGACGCGCTCACCGAGCACACCGGCACGTGTGTGCCGCTGCGCCGCAGCGACGTGGACACCGATCAGATCATCCCGGCCCGACACTGCCGGAGGCTCACCAAGACGGGGTTCGAGGACGCCCTCTTCAACAGCTGGCGCAAGGATCCCGGGTTCGTGCTGAACGAGCCCGCGCGCGCCGGGGCGAGCATCCTCCTGGCCGGCCCCCACTTCGGTACGGGCTCCTCCCGCGAACACGCGGTGTGGGCACTGCGGGACTGGGGTTTCCGGGCGGTGATCGCCCCCAGCTTCGGGGACATCTTCCTGCGCAACGCTCTGCGCAACGGGCTGCTCGCCGTGCGGCTCCCGCAGGACGCCGTGGACGGGCTGCTGGACCGGGCCGAGGCCTCGGCCGGCTTCGAGCTGACGGTCGACCTGCAGGAGCAGCGCGTGGTGGACGGCGAACGGCACTGGCCGTTCGACGTCGCCGCCCGCGCCCGCTGGCTCCTGCTCAACGGTCTCGACGACATCGAGGTGACCTTGAAGTCCCACGAGACGATCACCGCGTACGAGCAGCGACGGCCGCACTGGATGTCCAGGCCGTCCGGAGCCGCCCTGTGA
- the ahcY gene encoding adenosylhomocysteinase, which produces MTFDYRIADISLAAEGRTAIRIAESEMPGLMELRRRYSGSKPLAGVRIAGSLGMTVETAVLIETLIELGADLRWATCNVLSTMDHAAAAIVVGRDGTPDEPRGIPVFAWMNQTLDEYWWCHAQALRWPDGTGPDFIQDDGGDATLLLHESVKREKAGTVPDPTTAHNAERAALLRFIAGSMEQDAGRWTGIAVSVRGVAEETMTGIRALRRLADSGELMFPGINVNDAITKTKLDNIYGCRHSLIDGLNRATDRMISGRTGVVVGYGDVGKGCVSALSGLGARVIVVEVDPISALQAALDGYEVTTLEVAAPRGDIFITAAANCEVIRPQHMERMKHLAILGNMGHSDVEVDVAALAEVPGIRKRELKPQVDEWIWPDGRSLLVLSQGRDLNFGNATGHPAFIMSASFTNQALALLELANNRGQYPIGVHNLPRKLDEEVARLHLDALGVRLSRLTPKQAEYAGVPVDGPYKREEYRY; this is translated from the coding sequence ATGACTTTCGACTATCGCATCGCCGACATCAGCCTGGCGGCGGAAGGCCGCACCGCGATCCGGATCGCGGAGAGCGAGATGCCCGGCCTGATGGAGCTCCGACGCCGCTACAGCGGCAGCAAGCCGCTGGCAGGCGTACGCATCGCGGGATCGCTCGGCATGACCGTCGAGACCGCCGTGCTCATAGAGACCCTGATCGAGCTCGGTGCCGACCTGCGCTGGGCCACCTGCAATGTGCTGTCCACCATGGACCACGCCGCTGCGGCGATCGTGGTCGGGCGCGACGGAACCCCCGACGAGCCCCGGGGCATTCCCGTCTTCGCCTGGATGAACCAGACGCTCGACGAATACTGGTGGTGCCACGCCCAGGCGCTGCGCTGGCCGGACGGCACGGGCCCGGACTTCATCCAGGACGACGGCGGCGACGCCACGCTCCTCCTGCACGAGTCCGTGAAACGGGAGAAGGCCGGCACCGTGCCCGACCCCACGACCGCGCACAACGCCGAGCGCGCGGCGCTGCTGCGCTTCATCGCCGGTTCGATGGAGCAGGACGCCGGCCGCTGGACCGGCATCGCCGTGAGCGTGCGCGGTGTCGCGGAGGAGACGATGACCGGCATCCGGGCTCTGCGCCGGCTGGCGGACTCCGGTGAGTTGATGTTCCCCGGCATCAATGTGAACGACGCGATCACGAAGACCAAGCTGGACAACATCTACGGCTGCCGGCACTCCCTCATCGACGGCCTGAACCGTGCCACCGACCGGATGATCAGCGGCAGGACCGGGGTCGTCGTCGGCTACGGGGACGTGGGCAAAGGCTGCGTCTCCGCGCTGTCGGGACTGGGCGCCCGGGTCATCGTGGTCGAGGTGGACCCGATCTCCGCACTCCAGGCGGCCCTGGACGGGTACGAGGTGACCACGCTCGAGGTGGCTGCCCCGCGGGGCGACATCTTCATCACCGCCGCCGCCAACTGCGAGGTCATCCGGCCCCAGCACATGGAGCGGATGAAGCATCTGGCGATCCTGGGCAACATGGGTCACAGCGACGTCGAGGTCGACGTGGCCGCACTCGCCGAGGTGCCCGGTATCCGCAAGCGTGAGCTCAAGCCGCAGGTCGACGAGTGGATCTGGCCGGACGGCCGGTCGCTGCTGGTCCTCTCCCAGGGCCGCGACCTGAACTTCGGCAATGCCACCGGGCACCCCGCGTTCATCATGTCCGCATCCTTCACCAACCAGGCCCTGGCCCTCCTGGAGCTCGCGAACAACCGGGGCCAGTACCCGATCGGGGTGCACAACCTGCCGCGCAAGCTGGACGAAGAGGTGGCCCGGCTGCACCTGGACGCACTCGGAGTGCGCCTGTCACGGCTGACTCCGAAGCAGGCGGAGTACGCCGGAGTACCGGTGGACGGACCGTACAAGCGGGAGGAGTACAGGTACTGA
- a CDS encoding MupA/Atu3671 family FMN-dependent luciferase-like monooxygenase, giving the protein MDFGLFYFANNSAGTNGYRLLLEGARFADTHGFTSVWTPERHFHPFGGAYPNPAVTGAAVATATERVQIRAGSVVAPLHHPLRIAEEWSVVDNLAGGRVGLSFASGWHAADFALAPHNYEDRKNVLARTIADVRELWRGGTLEVADGGGEKRRLRAYPDPVRRELPVWLTAAGNPDTFREAGEMGVGVLTHLLGQTVEELAQKIALYREALPEEARPGHVVLMLHTFLGTDREAVREVVREPFSAYLRNSLGLLLKAAGDIMPDLDPEDLTPDDVDFLVSLGFEKYFETGGLFGTPEECAELVRTVRAAGVDEVACLIDFIDDADTVLGGLEHLDRLRRLVA; this is encoded by the coding sequence TTGGACTTCGGCCTGTTCTACTTCGCCAACAATTCCGCCGGGACGAACGGCTACCGGCTGCTCCTCGAAGGAGCCCGGTTCGCCGACACCCACGGGTTCACCTCCGTGTGGACGCCGGAACGGCACTTCCATCCGTTCGGCGGCGCCTACCCGAACCCGGCCGTCACCGGAGCGGCCGTCGCGACGGCCACCGAGCGCGTACAGATCCGCGCGGGCAGTGTGGTGGCGCCGCTGCACCACCCGCTGCGCATCGCCGAGGAGTGGTCCGTCGTCGACAACCTCGCGGGCGGCCGGGTCGGACTGTCCTTCGCCTCCGGCTGGCACGCCGCGGACTTCGCGCTCGCCCCGCACAACTACGAGGACCGCAAGAACGTACTGGCCCGCACCATCGCGGACGTCCGCGAGCTGTGGCGCGGCGGCACCCTCGAAGTGGCCGACGGCGGCGGGGAGAAGCGCCGGCTGCGCGCCTACCCCGACCCGGTGCGCCGCGAACTGCCGGTGTGGCTGACCGCCGCGGGCAATCCCGACACCTTCCGCGAGGCGGGCGAGATGGGGGTGGGCGTCCTCACCCACCTGCTCGGCCAGACGGTCGAGGAACTCGCCCAGAAGATCGCCCTCTACCGCGAGGCCCTGCCCGAGGAAGCCCGTCCCGGTCATGTGGTGCTCATGCTGCACACGTTCCTCGGCACCGACCGCGAAGCGGTCCGCGAGGTCGTGCGCGAACCGTTCAGTGCCTACCTGCGCAACTCCCTCGGGCTGCTCCTCAAGGCGGCCGGCGACATCATGCCCGACCTGGACCCGGAGGACCTCACCCCGGACGACGTGGACTTCCTGGTCTCACTGGGGTTCGAGAAGTACTTCGAGACCGGTGGCCTCTTCGGTACCCCCGAGGAGTGCGCCGAGCTGGTGCGCACGGTGCGGGCGGCCGGTGTCGACGAGGTGGCCTGCCTGATCGACTTCATCGACGACGCCGACACGGTGCTCGGCGGACTGGAACACCTGGACCGGCTGCGCCGTCTCGTGGCCTGA
- a CDS encoding isocitrate/isopropylmalate dehydrogenase family protein — MKRIAVLPGDGIGPEVTAQALRVLKEVAPDMETDVLGHVNADTYLATGTALGDEDFARVADSDGALLGAVGDPRVTNPAYARDVLLRLRFDLDLYVNHRPAKLLHERLSPLRDPDRRAIDCTVIRENTEGLYSGIGGTLRVGTPHETAVDTELSTYRGVSRALEFAFARATTSVCLVDKANAVPNNGALWQRCFREAAQRRPDLATRHLYVDAAVMHLVDDPTAFDVIVANNSHGDILSDLTAQLAGGMGTAASANLNPETGFALCEPVHGSAPDLAGTGTANPLAAILSAALLLDCASRPAEATAVRDAVGRTLSKRLCTADLGGSLTTAEAGNAVLAELS; from the coding sequence GTGAAGCGCATCGCCGTCCTGCCCGGTGACGGGATCGGGCCCGAGGTCACCGCACAGGCCCTGCGCGTCCTGAAGGAGGTCGCGCCGGACATGGAGACCGACGTACTCGGCCACGTCAACGCGGACACCTATCTCGCGACCGGAACGGCCCTCGGCGACGAGGACTTCGCCCGCGTCGCCGACAGCGACGGCGCGCTGCTCGGCGCGGTGGGCGACCCCCGGGTCACGAACCCCGCCTATGCACGCGACGTCCTGCTGCGGCTGCGGTTCGACCTCGACCTCTACGTCAACCACCGTCCGGCCAAGCTGTTGCACGAGCGGCTCAGCCCGCTGCGCGACCCCGACCGCAGGGCCATCGACTGCACCGTCATCCGCGAGAACACCGAAGGGCTGTACTCGGGCATCGGCGGGACGCTGCGGGTCGGCACCCCGCACGAGACGGCCGTCGACACCGAACTCAGCACCTACCGCGGGGTGAGCCGGGCGCTGGAGTTCGCCTTCGCCCGCGCCACCACATCGGTCTGCCTGGTCGACAAGGCCAACGCGGTACCGAACAACGGAGCCCTGTGGCAGCGCTGCTTCCGCGAGGCGGCGCAGCGCCGGCCCGACCTGGCCACCCGGCACCTCTACGTCGACGCAGCCGTGATGCACCTCGTCGACGACCCGACCGCGTTCGACGTGATCGTCGCCAACAACTCCCACGGTGACATCCTCAGCGATCTCACCGCCCAGCTCGCGGGGGGCATGGGGACCGCCGCCTCGGCGAACCTCAACCCCGAAACCGGCTTCGCGCTCTGCGAGCCGGTCCACGGGTCCGCCCCGGACCTCGCGGGCACCGGCACTGCGAACCCGCTCGCGGCGATCCTCAGCGCGGCGCTGCTGCTGGACTGCGCCTCCCGGCCCGCCGAGGCCACGGCGGTGCGGGACGCGGTGGGCCGGACCCTGTCCAAGCGGCTCTGCACCGCCGACCTGGGAGGAAGCCTCACCACCGCCGAAGCCGGGAACGCGGTCCTCGCCGAGCTGTCCTGA
- a CDS encoding pyridoxal-phosphate dependent enzyme produces MIHGSMLEAIGLTSLVRLRIDAPQGVEVYAKLELANPFAMKDRVARHVIRQARQRGVLAPGAPIVESSSGTMALGVALVGRALGHEVHIVTDPRIDGVTKAKLRALGCHLHIVTEMTEQGGWQGARLERLDELIRSMPGAFWPQQYSNPDNPGAYRELARELTEDLGRVDALVGAVGSGGSLCGSARALRRLQPDLWVVGVDCVGSALFEQPDEPKRLQSGLGNSLLPKNLDRRVIDEVHWLNDREAFEAADALARDQQIFAGNTSGSVYRVLGDVAARARPGSRIVGIFPDRGDRYADTVHDPDYWAEKGLAEMTLSLVPEAVDYGTPVRSWSRAVTKGAVDTAQHLLFVESNTTGTGMMAMRSAAGLDLRPVLLTNDAGRYAGVEDTGCDIVVCDTNSAAALRAAVQENFAREEIAGVTTTSDFYVPLVADIAEWLGLPGNPVEAVTICRNKSLLRTRLAGEGVAQPAFVAVDDPAEVGAAVAAVGLPCVVKPVDDSASSNVLLCRTPEEARAQVELILGITTNVRGMPTARTVLVEEFVDGPEFSVEMFSRDGVHECVGVTRKSVGGSPWFVENGHVFPADLEADEDVAVVDLVAAALSGCGVEAGPTHTEVRMGANGPVIIEINPRLAGGMIPELIRVATGVDLLEQQLRASVGLRPHLVPSREGYAGIRFLLAGREGVLTGATGTEEAAQVGGVEQVRFTRRPGQSVRPARSAYDRLGHVIAGGRAPSEVAAVLDEAVGLIGIEVAEGSRTDAS; encoded by the coding sequence GTGATCCACGGCAGCATGCTGGAGGCCATCGGGCTGACCTCGCTCGTGCGGCTGCGCATCGACGCCCCGCAGGGCGTGGAGGTGTACGCCAAACTGGAGCTTGCCAATCCGTTCGCGATGAAGGACCGCGTGGCCCGGCACGTCATCCGCCAGGCGCGGCAGCGGGGGGTACTGGCCCCCGGCGCACCGATCGTCGAGAGTTCCTCGGGCACGATGGCGCTCGGCGTCGCACTCGTCGGCCGGGCCCTCGGCCACGAGGTCCACATCGTCACCGACCCGCGCATCGACGGGGTGACCAAGGCCAAACTGCGGGCCCTGGGATGCCATCTGCACATCGTCACCGAGATGACGGAGCAGGGCGGGTGGCAGGGGGCGAGGCTGGAGCGCCTGGACGAGCTGATACGCAGCATGCCCGGCGCGTTCTGGCCGCAGCAGTACAGCAATCCGGACAATCCGGGTGCCTACCGGGAGCTGGCGCGGGAACTCACGGAGGACCTCGGCCGCGTCGACGCACTGGTCGGCGCGGTCGGTTCGGGCGGCTCCCTGTGCGGGTCGGCGCGGGCGCTGCGACGCCTGCAGCCCGATCTGTGGGTCGTCGGGGTGGACTGCGTGGGCAGCGCCCTCTTCGAGCAGCCCGACGAGCCGAAGAGGCTCCAGAGCGGACTGGGCAACAGCCTGCTCCCGAAGAACCTCGACAGGCGGGTGATCGACGAGGTGCACTGGCTGAACGACCGCGAGGCCTTCGAGGCGGCCGACGCGCTCGCCCGCGACCAGCAGATCTTCGCCGGAAACACCTCCGGCTCCGTCTACCGGGTGCTCGGGGACGTCGCTGCCCGGGCCCGTCCGGGCAGCCGCATCGTCGGGATCTTCCCCGACCGGGGCGACCGTTACGCGGACACCGTGCACGACCCCGACTACTGGGCCGAGAAGGGCCTCGCCGAGATGACGCTGTCCCTCGTCCCGGAGGCGGTCGACTACGGGACCCCCGTACGTTCCTGGTCGAGGGCGGTCACCAAGGGCGCGGTGGACACGGCCCAGCACCTGCTGTTCGTCGAGTCCAACACCACGGGGACCGGAATGATGGCGATGCGGTCGGCGGCGGGGCTCGACCTGCGGCCCGTACTGCTGACCAACGACGCCGGGCGCTACGCCGGGGTCGAGGACACCGGCTGCGACATCGTGGTGTGCGACACGAACTCGGCGGCCGCACTCCGGGCCGCCGTCCAGGAGAACTTCGCGCGGGAGGAGATCGCCGGGGTCACCACCACGAGTGACTTCTACGTACCGCTGGTCGCCGACATCGCGGAGTGGCTGGGCCTGCCCGGGAACCCCGTGGAGGCCGTGACCATCTGCCGCAACAAGTCCCTGCTGCGGACGCGGCTCGCCGGCGAGGGGGTGGCGCAGCCGGCATTCGTGGCGGTCGACGACCCGGCCGAGGTCGGGGCGGCCGTCGCGGCGGTCGGTCTTCCCTGCGTGGTCAAGCCGGTCGACGACTCGGCGTCGAGCAACGTGCTGCTCTGCCGCACGCCGGAGGAGGCCCGGGCGCAGGTGGAACTGATCCTCGGCATCACCACCAACGTCCGGGGCATGCCGACCGCGCGCACCGTCCTGGTCGAGGAGTTCGTGGACGGCCCCGAGTTCAGTGTCGAGATGTTCAGCCGGGACGGCGTGCACGAATGCGTGGGGGTCACGCGCAAGAGCGTGGGAGGCTCGCCCTGGTTCGTGGAGAACGGGCACGTCTTCCCGGCGGACCTGGAGGCGGACGAGGACGTCGCGGTGGTCGACCTGGTGGCCGCGGCGCTCTCCGGCTGCGGTGTGGAAGCCGGTCCCACCCACACCGAGGTCCGGATGGGGGCCAACGGGCCGGTGATCATCGAGATCAACCCCCGGCTGGCCGGCGGGATGATCCCCGAACTGATACGCGTCGCCACGGGAGTCGACCTGCTGGAGCAGCAGCTGCGCGCATCGGTCGGCCTGCGTCCGCACCTCGTGCCGAGCCGTGAGGGGTACGCCGGAATCAGGTTCCTGCTGGCGGGACGCGAGGGCGTGCTGACGGGAGCCACCGGCACCGAGGAGGCCGCGCAGGTCGGCGGCGTCGAACAGGTCAGGTTCACCAGGCGGCCCGGGCAGTCGGTGCGCCCCGCACGCAGCGCCTACGACAGGCTGGGTCACGTGATCGCGGGCGGTCGGGCCCCGTCGGAGGTGGCCGCCGTACTGGACGAGGCGGTCGGCCTCATCGGGATCGAGGTGGCGGAGGGCTCCCGGACGGACGCGTCCTGA
- a CDS encoding phosphotransferase family protein: MHILLIDSERLPGPAAPGGPGAQRAAASLTGAGHTVAVTGPGEAGPPVERPGLVFLVLGGAGAGPLAAAGTAIRTRHPGVPVVAAGLAASLDPQTTMRILGADGSLPGDPGASVPWLVEEYLADPSVLKADSRGRIRPAFGQPGPAASGGEDPLPVEEIAARAARQLGLGTPVPAGTGFEFAVFRGSSRELGDVALRVPRQEVIRYGGRDPYYTRDALEQERVIAAHLHARGLPVPEPIALVNTPLAPVLASRFLPGAGVAAGPEQIGELMARLHLQPPPPGLRPLDHDGWPIDVGVARRVSTRWAWLAGLVPDLPELPGLDRLVPLLAPLAGVRRLLHLDMRAPNMAGSDGEVAGLFDWGCAMIGHPALELARVRENDTLPENDLDIEALLAGYRRHAPEPVLPPAVDALLRLDGVTMLCVVFGGGEEPDRERLALLVERAKALAEEVK; the protein is encoded by the coding sequence GTGCACATCCTTCTGATCGACAGTGAGCGGCTGCCCGGGCCGGCGGCCCCCGGGGGGCCCGGCGCGCAGCGGGCGGCTGCCTCCCTCACCGGCGCCGGCCACACCGTGGCGGTCACGGGCCCGGGTGAAGCGGGTCCTCCCGTGGAACGGCCCGGCCTCGTGTTCCTGGTCCTAGGAGGAGCGGGTGCGGGGCCGCTCGCCGCCGCGGGCACGGCCATCCGTACGCGGCACCCCGGTGTGCCCGTGGTCGCCGCCGGACTGGCCGCGAGCCTTGATCCGCAGACGACCATGCGGATCCTGGGCGCGGACGGCAGCCTCCCGGGAGATCCCGGGGCGTCGGTTCCGTGGCTGGTGGAGGAGTACCTCGCCGACCCCTCCGTCCTCAAGGCGGACAGCCGGGGACGGATCAGGCCCGCCTTCGGGCAGCCCGGACCGGCGGCGTCGGGAGGGGAGGATCCCCTCCCGGTCGAGGAGATCGCGGCACGGGCGGCACGGCAGCTGGGCCTCGGCACCCCGGTCCCCGCCGGTACCGGCTTCGAGTTCGCGGTCTTCCGCGGGTCGTCCCGAGAACTCGGCGACGTGGCCCTGCGCGTACCGCGCCAGGAAGTGATCCGCTACGGCGGACGCGACCCCTACTACACGCGTGACGCGCTGGAGCAGGAACGCGTGATCGCGGCCCACCTGCACGCGCGGGGGCTGCCCGTACCGGAGCCGATCGCTCTGGTGAACACCCCGCTCGCACCCGTACTGGCGTCCCGGTTCCTGCCCGGGGCCGGGGTCGCGGCCGGGCCGGAACAGATCGGCGAGCTGATGGCGAGGCTCCACCTCCAGCCCCCGCCGCCCGGGCTACGGCCGCTCGACCACGACGGCTGGCCCATCGACGTCGGGGTCGCCCGCAGGGTCTCGACCCGGTGGGCCTGGCTCGCCGGCCTGGTGCCGGACCTCCCGGAACTTCCCGGTCTCGACCGGCTCGTTCCGCTGCTGGCTCCGCTGGCCGGCGTCCGGCGACTGCTCCACCTGGACATGCGCGCTCCCAACATGGCCGGCTCCGACGGAGAGGTGGCCGGCCTCTTCGACTGGGGCTGCGCCATGATCGGGCACCCCGCGCTGGAACTGGCGCGCGTCCGTGAGAACGACACCTTGCCCGAGAACGACCTGGACATCGAGGCGTTGCTGGCCGGATATCGGCGCCATGCCCCCGAGCCCGTGCTCCCTCCCGCAGTCGACGCACTGCTGCGCCTGGACGGCGTGACCATGCTCTGCGTGGTGTTCGGAGGCGGCGAGGAACCTGACCGCGAACGCCTGGCCCTGCTCGTGGAGCGGGCCAAGGCCCTTGCAGAGGAAGTGAAATGA